Genomic DNA from Corylus avellana chromosome ca4, CavTom2PMs-1.0:
gaTATCGctgtttgttttccttttgatGAGTGTTCATTCTCCGGTATTGTAAAGTAAATATCAGGGTGTCTGTGCGCATGTGAATTGTGTTTTATGTGTGTCAACTTTGGGAACctcaaaagaatgaaaatttgAGGCAACAGAGTTGCTCTTTTACCTTCAATCTTGGCAGCCATACATAAAAATTCAGCTAGTTATTATTGTATACTTTAAGTTCAATGAGGCAATATTCTTTTAgatgttattttatatttttaattgttttctacAAATTTTCATTGTGTTTCAACAATTCTTCTATTGGACAGGCAACAAAGAGGCACTTGACGCAGCGAATTGCAAACTTGGATGATAAAATGGAAAAGCAGAACGAGATGTCCAAGTTAATTAAGAATGATGTATGTGCTTTGaggtttttatgattttgttattCTTAGTTTCTAGAGTAAAATCAGCGAAGTACAATATTTTCCAATATTATGGGTCGTCTAGAGCTGATTCTGATGATATATTCATGGAGAATGGAGATCAGTTGTGTACTTTCCAGTATCGTTATACTGTCTTTTATTCATTCGAACATGGATGGTAGGTAATTCTCATTTCTATGTTTTATTTGCATTGTCATTTTAATATGGTTTAAACTTGTGTAACAGGTCGCTGAAGTTCAAAAATCTCTTTGTGACATTGGCTATGACTTGAATGACTTACAGAGGCTGGTGGAAGGTTTGGTGAGTTTTTTTTCATGAAGTTTGTTTTGGTGGTGTCAGTTGTGTGGTGGCGTTTGCACTAGTGATCTTTTGTAGTGTGTCATCTCTACTACCCACTCTTTGCCCCGATTCAAGATTTCTTCTTTCGCCATTtgtttccaagaaaaaaaaaaagaagaaaaggtttTCTCATATATTTATCTTTCATGATCTCCAGAAGAAAGGGACACCGTAGTAATAATTTCATATatgttgcttttttttaaaaaaaaaattgtattgatTGTAATGTTAAGTTTCTTTGTTTCAGGATGGGAAGATAGGTACGCTGGAAGGAAAACAGGTAAGACTTTATATCTaataatgtgtgtgtgtgtgtgtgtatttataCACGTGattacatatacatatacatatccTCATTTTATATGAGAAGCCATATCTTTACAGATAAATAAAGAATTTCTATTCTACGCTATAACATTTGCTGAGATTTTCTGTTTATAATTTTTGTCCTAGCGTGGAAAATTAAAATCCTAACCAGTAAGAGGTAAAAAGGGATAACAAGCAATTATAATCTATTTTTAAAAGTGAGGTGTATTTATGGTTGGAAGAAATATATGCCTATAGTGGTAATCTGGTTTGCTGACGAATTTTGTTTGCAAAACATGTTAGTATTTGTTGTTTCAAGTTGAAATTCATATGGTTAgtaagaagagaagagagaaaaaaggtgGGGCTAAGGGGAGGGGGGTGTATTTGTGGGGAAGAAACCAGGTAACCAAGTTGTGGCAAttgaagtttttattataacttcttttttggttaaaaataataaaaggaagTTGCAATGATGCCTTTTGGGTTATTTGAGTACTGAAAAATTATGATATCCCATGGATGGGCTAGATGTGTTCCATTCTAACGAACTCAGAGATACATAACAGAGCAGATTTATGTTACTTAAAAGGTAAGTTGAGTGATGTCTTGGTTTACAAGTTTCAGTGAGGTGTATTTCATTTTTGGTTGAGATAGTTGTATTGTGGCTGGTATTTTGAACTTACTACTGTGAGGATAAATCACCACAGATATGTGACTTGCACTGGTTTTGGCTGTTAATCTTACAGTTGTATTTGCATATGTATCAGCTTGAGGAGATGCTGACATTATTTTATGGTGACAGGATATTGCAAATCTTGGTGTTCTGTACCTGTGCAACTTTGTTGATGGAAGGAAGGGGATAATGCCTGAAGTTCTGAAGGTTGGAGCCAGTAGttgtttaaatataatttgGAGTTAACTTTTGAGCtggtatcttttttttttttttttttgagctccCCCAATTGGTTGATTATTTCAAATGCATCCATCCTACTTGATAATAAATGGTATTGTAACCAAAGGTAACAATGTTCCTGTCACTCGTGTTCATTGCATGCCACACTTTAAAGTGGCAGTAATGGCATCTGATGCTATCTCCCTATTGTTTTAAAGAATGTATAATGTGCTTGGTGGTTATGGATTAATCTTTTGTTACTTACTTGGAACAATCACTAATGTTTAGGTGATATAGAGTATATAATGCTgtctttaacattttccttattgCATAATTGTAGTCTCATCTCTATGGGCTTTCTTACAGAGCTAATTTAACTGTTTGGTTAACATCTTGCAGGAGCAACTTAAACTTAATGGAAAATCTCGTAGTTTACTCACGTATCCAGAAGCTCCAAGTCTGAAGGTTCTTTCCTATGTACTCTGTTTCTTCTGGTTGCTGAattaacaaaattgaaatatgtGAAACATGGGATAGGGATTCAGACTTTCAGTGATTCAAATCCCCTAATCCAGTTGATTATCACGTATTGCTTAGTCTGCAAGTCCTCACTGACAACATGACCTGCCTATCTATAAGTTTCTTAAGTGAAGACACTTCTCATATGGTTACACTTTTTAGTTTGTGGAATTTTTTCCTCTGTTCCTACATTATAATGGGACAGGCCCATCAAGTTTCTCATTTAAATGCTCTCTTATCTCTCTTTTGATGACACTCTTTCTCTTGATGTGGTTGCAAatgctcctctctctctctctctctctctctctctcaagtccTGATTTTTTTCAGGGCTTTATAATGCCTTTTGACATCAGCTATGGAATTTGTATTCCTGAGTAATTGATTATATGCATCTTTTGGTAAGATGTGTCCTCTTTGTTTGAACTTTATGCCATTTTATCTGCTTGTAGGGTCTTAAGGACATTGCAGACACTATGGCCGGAGGTATGGATAGGTCAGCATCAGATGCTATTGTGCAAGATGGTGTTGATAGGTTGGAAGAACAGCCGAGACCCCTTCTGAGGTTTGAATTTATCGTTTCATCAGAGTGCATTTTCTGGACAAGAACACGTGCTTTTGAATGTGTGTGATTGTGTGCTTTTGTGAGCTAGGCGATTGATACCTACTTCTGTTCATTTTAGAACCACATTTCTTAGTATCCTGTTTGTATGAGTGGGTTTTAGGAATCCTAATCACTGTATAGCTTGTATTGAATTCTTCATTACGCTTTCAGTGTCAAGGTTGATGTCGTTTTTCCCAAGAGCAGTAGTTCCTTGGGGAAAGAGAGGGGGgacaaaatgaaatataatgataaactgaaataaataaatgaatcgATACTTTTGCTCAGATTACTTTGAagatcaattttcttttttaacaagtgAGCAGCAATTTCATGCTCTTGATTCAGTCTCACTTCAACTCCCTCTTTACAATGGGTCACCACAAAATTCTTCACTTTTTGAGAAGAGTTTATTGTAAGTAGGTGGTGCCAATTGACTAAGTGCGCATATTCTGATTTAGTTATGCCATGTCTGAGGCCTTGTGTTGTGCTTCATTAGCAAACCCGGTCATTGtccacatttattttttgaggttCCTGTTTTAGAGCATCTTATGTGCCAAACCTGCACCTTTATATGCATGTCGTTGTTTCTCGAGCTAAGTTGGTTGACGTTCATAGTAGATTTATGCTTGAAACACGTATTCATCACTGAGAGCAAAGGTACACATAGCTTTATGGTTCCAGCCTGCCTGGTTTGTGAACTAACTCATTCCCTATTTTAATGAGTGATAAGGTTATTTAGCCATAGATCCAGTTTCAAAGACCATTATCTTTTTGAATATAGTATAGACATTCTAGTAGTAGGGTTAGTAGATTCACTGGTTATAATGACTTTTGGGCCGGAAGGCAATAGTATAATGGGGTAGATAAGGTTTAGCTATTCTGTTTGTGTTAGAGATAATGCCATAAAATCTGCCAATGCATGTAACTCCTTACAGTTTTTGTTCTCTACTTCTCTTCTCCCTTGGAGAAATTTGACAGATTTGttctatatagttttattcAATTGTGCTTATACCACTTGAACTTTGCAGGGCGCTTTCTACCAAGTGTTGAGTACAATATTCTGGACTCGATGGTAACCTACCTATCATATGGCTCTCCTCTATGTACTCAGTTGATGGTCAATATGGTTTGATTGTTCAAGTTTGATGTACACATCAGTCGTTACTGATGGGATGTCGTTAATTtctatatgcatatatatattttttcttggtTTGGAATACCACGCGGATGGATTCTGATGCAGCCTATTCAGTGCTGTGAAAGCTTGTTTCTATATAACATCGGACAGAATAAAACAATTCCGTCAGGGTGTCCAAATAATCTCAGGCATTGCTGAAAGGCCAACTCAATTTCAACCTATCTACATGAGATTTGGCCCATATCTTCTTCTACTTGTGCTagagacttttttattttattattattttcttatacaTATTTTTATCATGGATCAGATTTGTTTTTCTGGCCATCTCGTGATATGCTCAAATGGCTGGGGTTGTACGGATGGCAATTTAGTTCACAGTTTGTGAGTTGGGGTTTCTCGATGGAAATATAAAAGCCTACCTTCCCAAATCACGAcgcaaaaagaagttaaaaacaATGGTAATTGAAATTTGGTAAAACTGGCATGCCGATTTGAAGTGGGTGGGGTTTTTGGATTGGTCGGGCTACACTGACCCCTTAATGCTGCACGTTTCAAAATTTTCGACGTAGTAGTGTAGTACTGATCTTTTGCACGAAGAATGTaattcaagtttttattttgttaatttaacaatttaaatGGTGTTACGTCATATTTATTATGTTGTAATTTGTACAGCAGCGAAATTTTATTTGGAccataaaatggtttttttctatttcattagAATATATACATTCACTTTATTTCATGTGGTATTTATATACACGCCTTATTTCATACTCCTGCGATATACGGTACACAACTTTTGcccttcttttttctcaaaaaaacttTTGCCCTTCTTTTTTATGCTAATTGAAAGAGAAACTACATGTTACTTGGGCTTAAATTTTGTAAAAGCTTTTATAGAATTGTTGCGTTGTTAGTGACTAGTGAGGGACGCTTAAGGTACGATTCCAGTCTCCGGAGGAGTTGATAAAATGCAAAGTGCTTTCCTGCGGTGATATTAGACCAGGCAATGGATTGTCATCGGTAGAACACATGTAGGCGAGATTACCAATTTCGTTGTGAAAAATCCCTCCAATCCCTTTGTCGTTGATTGTATGCACAGGGAATTTGGTGTCATTCTCTTCGGCTTCCATGTCGGTGTTATTCAAAGCCCTCTCTGTTAGCTCTATAAACAGTGAAGATCTTAGGAGAAGGCCAAGTGCAGTTGGGGATGGTGACTTAGTTTCACTTTGAAAAACTTCCTGTTTTCTTAGGGCATTGTCCTTGGCATCCACTGTCAAGGTATTGGAGTGAAAGATGAATTGTTGATCGGTTGTTACCCCACTTGAAATGGGGTTAGAGGACATTGTCCGAGGCTGGGGCTCTATAATTGGTTTTGGTTCTTGGGAAGCAAGAGAATTGGCACCTGCTCTTAGCCATCTAATGTATGTGCTCAAGTTGAAGTTTGTTACTGCATTAGTGCCTCTATACTCTATTGCTGCGATATCATAAGCATGAGCAGCCTCCTCTTGAGTACctgcaaaaacataaaatgacCAATTATAAACCTAGTTGAATTGATATAACAATTTGGATAGTAACTGTGAGAAACTCCATACGAGACCCATCTATTCTGATAGGTGGCTGAGtagttcaaaatttatttagataGGTGGATTTTATATGAATCCTCGCacaattattgttaaattactagCAATGTAGGCAACATCACCCTACCACTATGAGATTGCAAAGTCCTACACTTTTGATACCATTAATTTGGAATTGGATCCACAACAAATATTATCCTATTGAGTATTGATTGAAGTTAATTAGTACCACAATAATAAAAGAACACTAGGACGAGTGAGTCCTATATAAGGTCTCTTACATTATTTGTCTAAACTGACAGATAATTGTTGTAGATCTCTATACTCTATTATTAATTTGACTTATGTAGAATCATTAAATGTACTTAGTCTAATCATGGGTTGTCTATGATTAGGGATTTGGGAAACACAAATGCAACCCTATcaaccaccaaaaaaataataataaataaaaatatacaattcAGATGGGTGAAACTTACTGTAAGTTCCAAGGTAGAGATATTTGTTTCCAAACACCCCCCCTATCCTTGCTTCCCATCTTCCATTGTGATGGTGCCTGCAGTTGGTCAAAAAGTTCAACCCAAGAATATTGAATTGGTTAATTCCCTGttaaaaaggttaaataccaaaatatatcattGCATGTCGAAAGTTATTTTACCTTGCAACTCCTCTATACTTGGATACACCTCTTGAAAAACCACTGCTCCTCCTAAAAACGAACAGAAAAGCCAATTGCATtcatggtatatatattattggaaaGCTTGTTGATAAACTACTTCTGAGGGGGATGATCAGGTACCTTCTTAAAGAGGCCAAGTATTCTTCTCTTGATACAGTCTTCATTATCTCTATTTCTTTCTCGTACTCAGATACCTGCAAGAATATCACACCAGAGACTACCAGAGTTGAGAAAAGACTTCATAGGAGAAAGACACAATGaatgaatgaaagaaagatACCCAAATTCATGTTACCGGGAAATTTGTAAAAGTTGATGCTCCCCAATACTTGAGGGCAGCCAAATCATATGCTCTTGCAGcagattcttcttcatcatAAGCCCCTGATTAGCAACATCATAATAAAGGTCAATGGCCTCTAAATCGAGTCCCTGTAGAAAGCAAAGATGGTTTGAATGAGCAATAATGTTAAACTACtcattatcccaaaagcttaagctgaggtaaatttaatcttttaatcaTTAAGTTAACATTCTTCATCACGTGTTGGCTCAAATTCCTTTTTAACAGGTGATGctcaacacgtaaaatatttaatttaatttaaatagggttgaattgatggagtcaaggtttAATCTCAGaacttttggctctgataccatgttaaactaccagTTGTCCCAAAATCTTAAGCGAatagaaagaagtaaatttaatcacttaatcattattttaacaaataaaagcACTCACCTAGGTACACTGCTCCATGCCATGCCAGCAATTCCAATGTGCAAAGAGTAGATCAAAGAAGGCGTAAGCAAATAATCAAGAAgaacatctatatatatatatataaacaagtgGTGAATTAAGCTGTGTACCTTGCTTTCCCTTCTTCCTCTGGGTTGGATTCCATGATCCCTTATCCCACAAATGAGCTTCAAAACGTCCAGTCCATCTATGTCTGTGTTGAGGCACATATTATAAGCAATATATATTTGAAGCATgtatgtgcatgcatgcatgtctaAAGGTATAGATTTTTAATATCGAATTACCTGCTGACCCCACGAAATCTTGAACTTCTCTTGACGCCAGTAGTGGTAGTCGTCGTAGGTTGTTGTTtctgttgttgttgctgctcACCTTCATTATTGCAGCTTATTGCAGGCACAGGGGATTCCCTCAGCCGCCTCTTGATACATTTGTTAGCCAAAGCATCACCTTCATTAATCATGCGCAAGCGAAGCGCTCCTGGGCCCAAACCATATTTCGCAGTCGCAGGGGTCATCTCCATTTCTGATTTTTGTCTCTCAGTGTACAGAAAACGGCAGGCAACTACTGCTTTTATTGCTTGATGTTGATAAACCAAGTGCAAGTGATGTTTATATATGTGTGCAATATGTTGTCTTATGCCattgtttttttggttgataCGACTGCTTCAAGTCACACGACAAAATATTTCGATGATTTCCCTTTCATTTGAGACAAATTTGAAATGTCTGCTTCCTTCTAGACGGCGAAGAACTCACTATCTGGGTCGAAACAAAATTATCCGACTCCATGTATGTAGGGGGTAAACTTCAGCAAAACAGCGGTATAATCGGACTTCAAAAATTTCATGCTcctcagtttttattttattttattttttctaagccAATGGTCTCGAGCCACTTCACTCTAGGTTACAAATAAGCGTGTGAATGCCCGGGAATAGGATATTTCAATCTTAAAATAGAGAGGAATCATTTGATGGTTTGTGTTCATTGCTGCTATAAATCTCATATAAGTTAATGGTGAATCGTGAaccatataatttaatgattaatctattaaatttataggagaatatgagcaaattattaacattaattatttctctttatttattgaAGAATGTTAAGTGTTCTCCTAATTCTAtataggtgaatattattttctaaaaaataaaaaaaaatgtgtatttaTTTCTCGCAcctgatttttagaaaataatattcacctaagaCTCGAATAACAGGTAGCATTTCACTATTTATATAGCATAATTCCCTTATTTcgagtgaaattgagaggatcctctCCCGGCCCcacattgaatagaaaaattataaatgtgTTCATGTCAATTAAGTCTTACATTAGTTCTTTATTGAGCGAGAATTATAAGAAACTGCTATGGTAACTTGCTGGTCATTTTAGAATGACGgctcattaaattttttgacgCGAGTAGTTTTTGATCACCTAAATATGTATttgaactaattaattaagtcaCAATAACCTTTGATTGGCCGGTGTGAATGCGGTAGAAACTTATATAGATTCTTGGGATAATTTATTTACGACAATGGAATATATATCCAGGAAAAACTTTTGGCAGATAAACAAACGAAGAGAACAAAATGGGTTTTTGGATTATCCTACCTATAAaaccaaattatttttgtttttttggagaTAAAGACGAAGACACGAATCAGTCTCTGCAATTAAGAGACAACATGGCACGTCATTTACTAATTTTGCTGCTGCTTATGCCTAGGATCCTTCGTCCAATTACAGTTGATATTTGACGCTTGTTTGGCAACGTGTTTGATTGCGACTGGACCCGTCAATAGGTTTTGGGTAAGGCAAAATGGAGTTGGTTCCACCGCGGCATTTCCTATGAATCCCTTagaat
This window encodes:
- the LOC132179107 gene encoding uncharacterized protein LOC132179107, whose protein sequence is MALQTGMGFSRVLILVGAGYTSTILIKNGKFSDLLGELQSLLKGVEKSGDQSDGDSDAIAAQVRRLAMEVRQLASARHITVLNGNGGQIGNLTSLVVPAATLGALGYGYMWWKGLSFSDLMYVTKRNMASAVSNLTKHLENVSEALAATKRHLTQRIANLDDKMEKQNEMSKLIKNDVAEVQKSLCDIGYDLNDLQRLVEGLDGKIGTLEGKQDIANLGVLYLCNFVDGRKGIMPEVLKEQLKLNGKSRSLLTYPEAPSLKGLKDIADTMAGGMDRSASDAIVQDGVDRLEEQPRPLLRALSTKC
- the LOC132178437 gene encoding AP2-like ethylene-responsive transcription factor At1g16060, whose protein sequence is MEMTPATAKYGLGPGALRLRMINEGDALANKCIKRRLRESPVPAISCNNEGEQQQQQKQQPTTTTTTGVKRSSRFRGVSRHRWTGRFEAHLWDKGSWNPTQRKKGKQVYLGAYDEEESAARAYDLAALKYWGASTFTNFPVSEYEKEIEIMKTVSREEYLASLRRRSSGFSRGVSKYRGVARHHHNGRWEARIGGVFGNKYLYLGTYSTQEEAAHAYDIAAIEYRGTNAVTNFNLSTYIRWLRAGANSLASQEPKPIIEPQPRTMSSNPISSGVTTDQQFIFHSNTLTVDAKDNALRKQEVFQSETKSPSPTALGLLLRSSLFIELTERALNNTDMEAEENDTKFPVHTINDKGIGGIFHNEIGNLAYMCSTDDNPLPGLISPQESTLHFINSSGDWNRTLSVPH